In Methylotenera mobilis JLW8, the following are encoded in one genomic region:
- the pyrH gene encoding UMP kinase: protein MSAPAYKRILLKLSGEALMGDDAYGINRATITRIVSEVKEVVDLGVQVAVVIGGGNIFRGVAPAAEGMDRATADYMGMLATVMNAMALQDAMKNIGLNARVQSALSIEQVAEPYIRGKAIRYLEEGRVVIFGAGTGNPFFTTDTAAALRGMEINAEIVIKATKVDGVYTDDPKTNPEAMRYKTISFDEAITKNLKVMDATALTLCRDQKLPISVFSIFKQGALKKVIMGEDEGTMVLP from the coding sequence GTGTCTGCACCAGCTTATAAGCGCATTTTACTTAAACTTTCTGGCGAGGCCTTAATGGGCGATGATGCTTACGGCATCAACCGCGCAACCATCACTAGAATTGTGAGTGAAGTCAAAGAAGTAGTAGATTTAGGCGTGCAAGTTGCAGTGGTCATTGGTGGTGGCAATATCTTTCGTGGCGTAGCACCGGCCGCAGAGGGTATGGATAGAGCAACCGCTGACTACATGGGTATGTTGGCAACTGTGATGAACGCGATGGCATTACAAGATGCAATGAAAAATATTGGCCTTAATGCGCGCGTGCAATCTGCATTAAGCATTGAGCAAGTAGCTGAGCCGTATATCCGTGGTAAAGCGATTCGCTACCTGGAAGAAGGGCGTGTTGTAATTTTTGGTGCAGGTACCGGCAACCCATTCTTTACCACTGATACTGCTGCTGCACTACGCGGCATGGAAATTAATGCCGAAATCGTCATTAAAGCGACCAAGGTTGACGGTGTTTACACGGATGACCCGAAAACCAACCCTGAAGCGATGCGCTACAAAACCATCAGTTTTGATGAGGCTATCACTAAAAACCTGAAAGTAATGGACGCTACTGCATTAACCTTATGTCGCGACCAGAAACTACCTATCTCTGTGTTCAGCATCTTTAAGCAAGGTGCACTGAAAAAAGTGATCATGGGTGAAGACGAAGGTACGATGGTATTGCCGTAA
- the tsf gene encoding translation elongation factor Ts, whose translation MAEITASMVKELRERTDAPMMDCKKALTEAEGDMTRAEEILRVRFGNKASKAAGRVAAEGTVGISISADGKSGAMVEVNSETDFCAKNEDFLKYVNELAGVIAASAASDIAEVGALAMSGSTAEETRAQLVGKIGENITPRRFVRPAVQGKLTSYVHGSRIGVLVDIVGGDDALAKDIAMHIAAAKPKSLDASGIDASLIEAERRVAIEKAKEAGKPEAMLEKIADGTVQKFLKEVTLLSQVFVKDDKFTIEQLLKSKGATVASFTMYTVGEGIEKAVVDYAAEVAAAAKV comes from the coding sequence ATGGCTGAAATTACCGCAAGCATGGTAAAAGAATTACGTGAGCGCACCGATGCGCCTATGATGGACTGTAAAAAAGCATTGACCGAAGCTGAAGGCGATATGACACGTGCAGAAGAAATCTTGCGCGTACGTTTTGGTAACAAAGCAAGTAAAGCTGCTGGCCGTGTTGCTGCTGAAGGTACTGTTGGTATCAGCATCAGTGCTGATGGTAAATCTGGCGCGATGGTTGAAGTTAACTCTGAAACAGACTTCTGTGCTAAAAACGAAGACTTCTTGAAATATGTAAACGAATTAGCTGGCGTGATTGCTGCTAGTGCTGCAAGCGACATCGCTGAAGTTGGTGCACTTGCAATGAGCGGTTCAACAGCTGAAGAAACTCGTGCACAATTGGTTGGTAAAATTGGTGAGAACATCACGCCACGTCGTTTCGTTCGCCCAGCAGTTCAAGGTAAATTAACAAGCTATGTTCACGGTAGCCGTATCGGTGTTTTAGTTGACATCGTTGGTGGTGATGACGCTTTAGCTAAAGATATTGCGATGCACATTGCTGCAGCAAAACCAAAATCATTAGATGCTTCTGGTATTGATGCAAGTCTGATCGAAGCTGAGCGTCGCGTAGCTATCGAAAAAGCAAAAGAAGCTGGTAAGCCTGAAGCAATGTTAGAAAAAATTGCAGATGGTACTGTGCAAAAATTCTTGAAAGAAGTTACGCTATTAAGCCAAGTGTTTGTTAAAGACGACAAATTCACGATTGAGCAATTGCTTAAATCAAAAGGTGCAACGGTCGCTTCTTTCACAATGTACACCGTTGGTGAAGGCATTGAAAAAGCTGTTGTTGATTACGCAGCAGAGGTTGCGGCAGCAGCTAAAGTGTAA
- the rpsB gene encoding 30S ribosomal protein S2 — protein MSVTMRQMLEAGVHFGHQTRYWNPKMAPFIFGDRNKIHIVNLEKTLPMFEDALKHVRTLAANKGRILFVGTKRQARDIVKEEATRAGCAYVNHRWLGGMLTNFKTVKQSIKRLQDFEVMLQDGSLDKFGKKEALGYKREVEKLERSIGGIKEMGGLPDAIFIIDVGHESGAITEAAKLGIPVIGVVDTNNSPDGVAYVIPGNDDSSRAIRLYARGIADAVLEGRSSVITEIVKSASEEAAETAAE, from the coding sequence ATGTCTGTTACCATGCGTCAAATGCTGGAAGCTGGAGTTCACTTCGGCCATCAAACTCGTTACTGGAACCCAAAAATGGCACCGTTCATTTTCGGTGACCGCAACAAAATTCATATTGTAAACCTTGAAAAAACATTGCCAATGTTTGAAGATGCACTTAAACACGTGCGTACATTGGCTGCAAACAAGGGTCGTATTTTATTCGTAGGTACAAAACGCCAAGCTCGTGACATCGTTAAAGAAGAAGCGACTCGTGCTGGTTGTGCTTATGTAAACCACCGTTGGTTAGGCGGTATGTTAACTAACTTTAAAACTGTTAAACAATCTATCAAACGCTTGCAAGATTTTGAAGTAATGTTGCAAGACGGTAGCTTGGACAAGTTCGGTAAAAAAGAAGCACTAGGCTACAAACGTGAAGTTGAAAAACTAGAGCGTTCTATCGGTGGCATTAAAGAAATGGGTGGCTTGCCAGACGCGATTTTCATCATTGACGTTGGCCATGAAAGTGGTGCGATTACTGAAGCTGCTAAATTAGGCATTCCAGTGATTGGTGTTGTTGATACAAACAACTCACCAGACGGTGTTGCTTACGTAATTCCTGGTAACGATGACTCTAGCCGTGCAATTCGCTTGTACGCTCGTGGTATCGCTGATGCGGTATTGGAAGGTCGTAGCTCAGTAATTACTGAAATTGTTAAATCAGCTAGCGAAGAAGCTGCTGAGACTGCTGCAGAATAA
- a CDS encoding HDOD domain-containing protein: protein MAAIPVDLAARDLNAWVNFLRTAEIPVLKQTAREIGRLKEDEDNLSARAITNVVLNDPMMVFKVLSYAQKHKSRSQLQDLAQVEQAIMMMGTGTFFRNIPPVPLVEDALKTNLTALMQLLKLIKRAHRAANFAVEWAAHLNDLHAEEVLIAALLHDLSEMLMWCYAPEKMNHIHNFQAADKTLRSKAVQQEVLGFILHDLQVQLVEVFQLPPLLGKLMQDGASGEQRVKNVTLAVNLARHSANGWDDAALPDDYRDIAELLRLDVDRVMRVVGVPDAPQS, encoded by the coding sequence ATGGCAGCGATACCGGTAGACTTGGCAGCAAGAGATTTAAATGCGTGGGTGAATTTTCTAAGAACCGCAGAAATTCCTGTGCTAAAGCAAACTGCACGCGAAATCGGGCGCCTGAAAGAAGACGAAGACAATCTGAGCGCGCGAGCCATCACTAATGTGGTGCTGAATGACCCGATGATGGTTTTCAAAGTGTTAAGTTACGCCCAAAAGCACAAATCGCGCAGTCAGCTGCAAGATCTGGCGCAAGTCGAGCAGGCCATCATGATGATGGGTACCGGTACTTTTTTTAGAAACATCCCCCCTGTACCACTAGTTGAAGATGCGCTAAAAACCAACTTAACAGCGCTCATGCAGCTGCTCAAGCTGATTAAACGCGCACATCGGGCCGCCAACTTCGCCGTTGAATGGGCTGCGCATTTAAATGACTTGCATGCAGAGGAGGTGCTGATAGCTGCATTGTTGCACGACTTATCAGAGATGTTGATGTGGTGTTATGCTCCAGAAAAGATGAATCATATTCATAATTTTCAAGCTGCTGACAAAACCTTGCGCAGCAAGGCGGTGCAGCAGGAGGTGTTGGGCTTTATTCTGCATGACTTACAAGTGCAATTGGTGGAAGTTTTTCAATTACCACCGCTGCTGGGCAAGTTGATGCAAGACGGTGCCTCAGGCGAACAGCGCGTCAAGAACGTTACGCTTGCGGTCAATTTGGCAAGGCACTCAGCTAACGGCTGGGATGATGCAGCACTGCCGGACGATTACCGCGATATAGCTGAGCTATTACGCTTGGATGTGGATAGGGTGATGCGTGTAGTGGGTGTGCCTGATGCACCGCAATCTTAA
- the map gene encoding type I methionyl aminopeptidase, with protein MAISIKNQQDIEKMRIAGRLASEVLDFITPYVVHGVTTEALDKLCHDYIVDVQKAIPAPLNYAPDGHKPYPKSICTSINQQICHGVPSDKVLKNGDIVNIDITVIKDGYHGDTSRMFHVGETSIQAKRLCDITYQAMWLGINKVKPGATLGDIGFAIQTFAEKSGYSVVREFCGHGIGTVFHEEPQVLHYGRPGAGLKLQAGMMFTIEPMINAGKRDIKQMPDGWTIVTKDRSLSAQWEHTILVTDTGYEVMTLSAGSPPPPAFITNSSST; from the coding sequence ATGGCAATCTCAATTAAAAATCAACAAGATATTGAAAAGATGCGCATCGCAGGCAGGCTAGCCTCTGAAGTGCTGGATTTCATCACCCCCTATGTAGTGCATGGCGTAACAACGGAAGCGCTAGATAAGCTGTGTCATGACTATATCGTAGATGTGCAGAAGGCAATCCCAGCACCATTAAATTACGCACCGGATGGGCATAAGCCGTACCCGAAATCAATTTGCACTTCTATTAACCAGCAGATTTGTCACGGTGTGCCGAGTGATAAAGTCCTCAAAAATGGTGACATTGTCAACATTGATATTACCGTGATCAAAGATGGCTACCACGGCGATACTAGCCGTATGTTTCATGTGGGTGAAACCTCAATACAAGCAAAGCGCCTGTGCGATATCACTTATCAAGCCATGTGGCTAGGTATCAACAAAGTGAAGCCTGGCGCAACATTGGGTGATATCGGTTTTGCCATACAAACGTTTGCCGAGAAAAGCGGTTATAGCGTTGTGCGCGAGTTTTGTGGCCATGGTATAGGCACTGTGTTTCATGAAGAGCCACAAGTGCTGCACTATGGCAGACCTGGCGCCGGGCTTAAGCTGCAAGCCGGCATGATGTTTACGATTGAACCCATGATTAATGCAGGCAAGCGTGATATTAAGCAAATGCCGGACGGCTGGACTATCGTGACTAAAGATCGTAGCTTATCTGCACAGTGGGAACACACCATTTTAGTGACGGATACAGGCTATGAAGTGATGACGCTGTCGGCAGGCTCACCGCCACCACCAGCTTTTATTACCAATTCATCAAGTACTTAA